The proteins below come from a single Saccharopolyspora sp. SCSIO 74807 genomic window:
- a CDS encoding HypC/HybG/HupF family hydrogenase formation chaperone — MSADLGNSCESAESCVTCSDQAVAVRVERLLGSGLAIVSTTNGREEISVGLVNAREGDTVLAHAGEAIAVLKE, encoded by the coding sequence ATGAGCGCCGATCTCGGCAACTCCTGCGAGTCCGCCGAGTCCTGCGTCACTTGTTCGGACCAAGCCGTTGCAGTGCGCGTGGAGCGGCTGCTCGGTTCCGGGTTGGCCATCGTGTCGACCACGAACGGCCGCGAAGAGATCAGCGTCGGCCTGGTGAACGCCCGCGAGGGCGACACGGTGCTCGCGCACGCCGGCGAGGCCATCGCAGTCCTGAAGGAGTAG
- a CDS encoding DUF5947 family protein: MPGSVLRRIAQQANSRPAVRDDSAPRCELCADALDERHRHLLDTGSGAVSCACPSCGVLFDYGNGGGQRRLIRSRPRRLDDFVLDDLAWIALGVPVGLAFFVRDGASGAVTAFYPNPIGTMRTDVDPECWKTVTASNPVLSDMDDDVEALLIDRLRQPAEYWLLPLDECHRLTAVLRTHWRGFGGGAEVWEHIDRFFARLR; this comes from the coding sequence ATGCCCGGCTCGGTGCTGCGCCGCATCGCACAGCAGGCGAACTCACGTCCCGCGGTTCGCGACGATTCCGCGCCGCGATGCGAACTTTGCGCGGACGCTTTGGACGAGCGGCACCGGCACCTGCTCGACACCGGCAGCGGCGCGGTCTCCTGCGCGTGCCCTTCGTGCGGAGTGCTATTCGATTACGGCAACGGTGGTGGGCAGCGCAGGCTCATTCGGTCACGACCTCGCCGGCTGGACGATTTCGTGCTCGACGACCTGGCTTGGATCGCCCTCGGCGTACCGGTCGGCTTGGCGTTCTTCGTCCGAGACGGCGCGTCCGGCGCGGTCACCGCCTTCTACCCCAATCCGATCGGAACCATGCGAACCGACGTCGACCCGGAGTGCTGGAAGACCGTCACAGCGTCGAACCCGGTCCTGTCCGATATGGACGACGACGTGGAGGCGCTGCTGATCGACCGTCTGCGCCAACCAGCGGAGTACTGGCTGCTGCCGCTGGACGAATGCCACCGCCTCACCGCAGTGCTGCGGACGCACTGGCGCGGTTTCGGCGGTGGTGCCGAGGTGTGGGAGCACATCGACCGGTTCTTCGCGCGGCTGCGCTGA
- a CDS encoding nickel-dependent hydrogenase large subunit — MTTHPTTDTERRTLVDVEFDPITRIIGNLGIYTKVDFANGEVAECKSTSSLFRGYSVFMKGKDPRDAHFITSRICGICGDNHAVCSIYAQNMAYGVKTPPLGEWIMNLGEAAEFMFDHTIFQDNMVFIDFCEKMVAETNPSLLPRAERKDAPRGDVHGYRTIAEIMRAFNPFEGEMYKAALEMSRITREMCCLMEGRHVHPSTLYPGGVGTVATPQVFTDYQVRLVRVLDFIKRAVAMNDDVFDFFYEALPGYEEVGRRRTLLGCWGCFQDPGVVDYSYRNLNAAGNAMFVTPGIVVDNQLITTDLVDINLGMRILLGSSYYEDWTAEHTFVDRDPLGNPVDQRHPWNQTTLPAPQKRDLDGGNYSWVMSPRWYDKRTDDHLALDTGGGPLARLWATSLAGKVNTPYVRSTGHSVQIDLPRGQGLPGMSLEWTPPKFPNTLERNRARMYFVAYAAAMAQYFLDRALAEVRSGNTKVFEDFTVPDEAIGVGFHEAVRGVLSHHMVIKDGKIANYHPYPPTPWNASPRDTYGTPGPYEDAVQGQPIFEENGQDDFKGIDIMRTVRSFDPCLPCGVHMSLGNGRVLRKSHSPMFGLGS; from the coding sequence ATGACCACCCACCCCACCACGGACACCGAGCGGCGCACCCTGGTCGACGTCGAATTCGATCCGATCACCCGGATCATCGGCAATCTCGGGATCTACACCAAAGTCGACTTCGCCAACGGAGAAGTCGCCGAGTGCAAGAGCACCTCGTCGCTGTTCCGCGGCTACAGCGTGTTCATGAAGGGCAAGGACCCGCGCGACGCCCACTTCATCACCAGCCGGATCTGCGGGATCTGCGGCGACAACCACGCGGTTTGCTCGATCTACGCGCAGAACATGGCCTACGGCGTGAAGACTCCGCCGCTCGGTGAGTGGATCATGAACCTCGGCGAGGCCGCCGAGTTCATGTTCGACCACACCATCTTCCAGGACAACATGGTCTTCATCGACTTCTGCGAGAAGATGGTCGCCGAGACGAACCCGTCGCTGCTGCCCCGCGCGGAACGCAAGGACGCACCTCGCGGGGACGTGCACGGCTACCGCACCATCGCCGAGATCATGCGCGCCTTCAACCCGTTCGAAGGCGAGATGTACAAGGCGGCGCTGGAAATGTCGCGCATCACGCGGGAGATGTGCTGCCTCATGGAGGGCAGGCACGTCCACCCGTCGACGCTCTACCCGGGTGGCGTGGGAACCGTCGCCACACCGCAGGTATTCACCGACTACCAGGTCCGCCTGGTGCGGGTGCTGGACTTCATCAAACGCGCGGTGGCGATGAACGACGACGTGTTCGACTTCTTCTACGAAGCGCTGCCCGGCTACGAAGAAGTCGGCAGGCGTCGCACCCTGCTCGGCTGCTGGGGCTGCTTCCAGGATCCCGGCGTCGTCGACTACTCGTACCGGAATCTCAACGCCGCGGGAAACGCGATGTTCGTGACGCCGGGAATCGTGGTGGACAATCAGCTGATCACCACCGACCTGGTGGACATCAACCTCGGGATGCGGATCCTGCTGGGCAGTTCGTACTACGAGGACTGGACGGCCGAGCACACCTTCGTCGACCGCGATCCACTGGGGAACCCGGTCGACCAGCGCCACCCGTGGAACCAGACCACGTTGCCCGCACCGCAGAAACGCGACCTCGACGGCGGCAATTACAGCTGGGTCATGAGTCCGCGCTGGTACGACAAGCGCACCGACGACCACTTGGCGCTGGACACCGGCGGCGGACCGCTGGCCCGGCTGTGGGCCACCTCGCTGGCCGGCAAGGTCAACACGCCCTACGTCCGCTCCACCGGCCACAGCGTGCAGATCGACCTGCCCCGCGGGCAGGGGCTGCCCGGCATGAGTCTGGAGTGGACACCGCCGAAGTTCCCGAACACCCTCGAACGCAACCGCGCGCGGATGTACTTCGTCGCCTACGCGGCCGCAATGGCGCAGTACTTCCTGGACCGCGCGCTGGCCGAAGTCCGTTCCGGGAACACCAAGGTTTTCGAGGACTTCACGGTGCCCGACGAGGCCATCGGCGTCGGATTCCACGAGGCCGTGCGGGGTGTGCTCTCGCACCACATGGTGATCAAAGACGGCAAGATCGCCAACTACCACCCGTACCCGCCGACTCCGTGGAACGCCAGCCCGCGCGACACCTACGGCACGCCCGGACCGTACGAGGACGCGGTGCAGGGCCAGCCGATCTTCGAGGAGAACGGGCAGGACGACTTCAAGGGGATCGACATCATGCGCACGGTGCGCAGCTTCGACCCGTGCCTGCCGTGCGGTGTGCACATGTCCCTGGGCAACGGTCGCGTGCTGCGGAAATCGCACTCACCGATGTTCGGCCTCGGATCCTGA
- a CDS encoding DUF6893 family small protein translates to MHTRTKIKHPNLLLIAGALTVVAIAGIAMQLPEILRYIRIERM, encoded by the coding sequence TTGCACACCAGGACAAAGATCAAGCACCCAAACCTGCTGCTGATCGCAGGCGCGCTGACCGTCGTGGCCATCGCGGGCATCGCCATGCAGCTGCCCGAGATCCTGCGCTACATCAGGATCGAACGAATGTGA
- a CDS encoding SIS domain-containing protein: protein MSWQSTDSAGQALQDLFDRRVEPVERLLGDAEAVARACHDMARRFHAGGKLIVSGNGGPSTDAQHVAVEFVHPVIVGKRALPALSLTSDVATVTGIARGAGIDEVFAHQVRCLGEPDDIALGISADGDCENVLRGLVEADRRGLLSIGLAGGEGGAMAATGLDHVLVAHSDDPRVVKEVHVTIYHVLWELVHVFLEQPGVWEAA from the coding sequence ATGTCCTGGCAATCCACCGACAGCGCCGGGCAGGCGCTGCAAGACCTGTTCGACCGCCGCGTCGAGCCGGTCGAACGCCTGCTCGGGGACGCCGAAGCGGTGGCGCGGGCCTGCCACGACATGGCACGGCGATTTCATGCGGGCGGCAAGCTCATCGTGTCCGGAAACGGGGGACCGAGCACGGACGCGCAGCACGTCGCCGTGGAATTCGTGCACCCGGTGATCGTCGGCAAGCGCGCGCTGCCCGCGTTGTCGCTGACTTCGGACGTCGCCACCGTCACCGGGATCGCCCGCGGCGCCGGGATCGACGAGGTGTTCGCGCATCAGGTCCGGTGCTTGGGCGAGCCCGATGACATCGCCCTCGGGATCTCGGCCGACGGCGACTGCGAGAACGTGCTGCGCGGGCTCGTCGAGGCCGACCGGCGCGGACTGCTGAGCATCGGGCTAGCGGGCGGCGAAGGCGGCGCGATGGCGGCCACCGGACTGGATCACGTGCTGGTCGCGCACTCCGACGATCCCCGTGTCGTCAAGGAAGTGCACGTGACGATCTACCACGTGCTGTGGGAGCTCGTGCACGTCTTCCTCGAGCAGCCCGGCGTCTGGGAAGCCGCATGA
- a CDS encoding hydrogenase maturation nickel metallochaperone HypA, whose protein sequence is MHELGITRGVVEAVLDAAGDSRIIRLRLEIGRLSGVVTDSVRFCFELAAEGTSLAGARLEITEPGGRAECRACGREFEVDSVLALCSCGSANVALIAGQELRIKEVEMA, encoded by the coding sequence GTGCACGAACTCGGCATCACCCGCGGTGTCGTCGAAGCCGTGCTCGATGCGGCCGGTGATTCCCGGATCATCCGCCTGCGGTTGGAGATCGGCCGGTTGTCCGGGGTGGTGACGGACTCGGTGCGGTTCTGCTTCGAGCTGGCCGCGGAGGGCACTTCGCTGGCCGGGGCGCGGTTGGAGATCACGGAACCGGGCGGGCGGGCGGAATGCCGGGCGTGCGGGCGCGAGTTCGAAGTGGACTCGGTGCTCGCGCTGTGTTCCTGCGGCAGTGCGAACGTCGCGCTGATCGCCGGACAGGAACTTCGGATCAAGGAAGTCGAGATGGCGTGA
- the hypD gene encoding hydrogenase formation protein HypD codes for MRFVDEYRDAAKARALAAEIAKLADPAREYRFMEVCGGHTHAIYKHGIEDYLPENITLVHGPGCPVCVIPMGRVDDAIHIARQPEVLMTSFGDMMRVPGGDGNFFDSNAEGTNIRMVYSPLDALKAARHNPGQHVVFMAIGFETTAPSTAMTLLRAQQEGLKNFSVFCNHVTIIPAIKAILDSPDLRLDGFLGPGHVSTVIGCAPYRFIAEEYGKPLVVAGFEPLDVLQSIHLLLVQLAEGRSEVENQYRRVVPWQGNRAALEAISRTMRLRPYFEWRGLGFISHSALRLREEYSRFDAEERFELPGVRVADPKSCQCGEVLKGVLKPWECKVFGTACTPETPIGTCMVSPEGACAAYYNFGRFSRERVREASKA; via the coding sequence ATGCGTTTCGTCGACGAATACCGGGACGCCGCGAAAGCTCGTGCACTGGCTGCCGAGATCGCCAAGCTCGCGGACCCGGCGCGGGAGTACCGGTTCATGGAAGTCTGCGGCGGGCACACGCACGCGATCTACAAGCACGGCATCGAGGACTACCTGCCGGAGAACATCACGCTCGTGCACGGGCCGGGATGCCCGGTGTGCGTGATCCCGATGGGACGTGTCGACGACGCGATCCACATCGCGCGGCAGCCCGAGGTCTTGATGACCTCGTTCGGGGACATGATGCGCGTTCCCGGTGGCGACGGGAACTTCTTCGATTCCAACGCGGAAGGCACCAACATCCGCATGGTGTACTCCCCGCTCGACGCGCTGAAGGCCGCGCGGCACAACCCCGGCCAGCACGTCGTGTTCATGGCGATCGGGTTCGAGACCACCGCCCCGTCGACCGCGATGACGCTGCTGCGCGCGCAGCAGGAAGGGCTGAAGAACTTCTCGGTCTTCTGCAACCACGTGACGATCATCCCGGCGATCAAGGCGATCCTGGACTCACCGGACCTGCGGCTGGACGGATTCCTCGGGCCCGGTCACGTGTCCACCGTGATCGGTTGCGCACCGTACCGGTTCATCGCCGAGGAGTACGGGAAACCACTGGTGGTGGCCGGCTTCGAGCCGCTCGACGTGCTGCAGTCGATCCACCTGCTGCTGGTGCAACTCGCCGAGGGCCGCAGCGAGGTCGAGAACCAGTACCGCAGGGTCGTGCCGTGGCAGGGAAACCGGGCCGCGCTGGAAGCCATTTCCCGCACGATGCGGCTGCGGCCGTACTTCGAGTGGCGCGGTCTCGGCTTCATCTCGCACTCCGCGCTGCGGCTGCGCGAGGAGTACTCGCGGTTCGACGCGGAAGAGCGCTTCGAGCTGCCCGGAGTGCGAGTGGCGGACCCGAAGTCCTGCCAATGCGGTGAAGTCCTCAAGGGAGTGCTGAAACCGTGGGAGTGCAAGGTGTTCGGCACCGCCTGCACACCGGAGACACCGATCGGGACCTGCATGGTCTCCCCCGAGGGCGCTTGCGCGGCCTACTACAACTTCGGCCGGTTCAGCCGGGAACGCGTCCGGGAAGCGAGCAAAGCATGA
- a CDS encoding SIS domain-containing protein, which produces MLYPFLSPTIADIDALLVEVRESTRSKAREITELRAEFLRRDGARILACAEAMAERFAGGGRLLAFGNGGSSTDAQDLASLFLHSDPDRRSLPAFGLTSDIAVVTALSNDVGFDVVFARQIGAFGRAGDIAIGLSTSGNSANLLDGFEAAARMGMLTVGIAGDHGGRMAESASIEHLFVIPSTSVHRIQEAQTTLYHALWELTLLALGEPGTLAGRS; this is translated from the coding sequence ATGCTGTATCCGTTCCTGTCGCCGACCATCGCGGACATCGACGCGCTGCTGGTGGAAGTGCGCGAATCGACCAGGTCGAAAGCACGCGAGATCACCGAGCTGCGGGCGGAATTCCTGCGCCGCGACGGGGCTCGCATCCTCGCCTGCGCCGAAGCGATGGCCGAGCGGTTCGCCGGTGGCGGCCGGTTGCTGGCGTTCGGCAACGGCGGCAGCTCCACCGACGCGCAAGACCTCGCGAGCCTGTTCCTGCACTCCGACCCGGACCGGCGCTCGCTTCCCGCGTTCGGACTCACCAGCGACATCGCCGTGGTGACCGCGCTGTCCAACGACGTCGGCTTCGACGTGGTGTTCGCGCGCCAAATCGGAGCGTTCGGGCGCGCGGGCGACATCGCCATCGGATTGTCCACCAGCGGGAATTCCGCGAACTTGCTCGACGGTTTCGAGGCAGCTGCCCGGATGGGGATGTTGACCGTGGGGATCGCCGGAGACCACGGCGGACGAATGGCGGAATCCGCGAGCATCGAGCACCTCTTCGTGATCCCGTCCACCTCGGTGCACCGCATCCAGGAGGCGCAGACCACGCTGTACCACGCCCTGTGGGAACTGACCCTGCTCGCGCTCGGCGAGCCCGGAACGCTAGCGGGGAGAAGCTGA
- the hypB gene encoding hydrogenase nickel incorporation protein HypB has translation MLLEQRVLAKNDGLARRNAAWFDDAGLLVLNVMSSPGSGKTTLLARTLTELGPKIAVSVVEGDQETDFDADRLRATGRDVVQINTGAGCHLDAEMVADGVRTLRPEPRSVIFVENVGNLVCPALFELGEQHRIVVASTTEGEDKPLKYPHMFRAANMVLLNKIDLLPHLRFDVDRFVRNAQLANPAVRVLRVSADTGQGMRAWYDWLSERVDELAANTLS, from the coding sequence TTGCTGCTGGAGCAGCGGGTGCTGGCCAAGAACGACGGCCTCGCGCGCCGCAACGCGGCGTGGTTCGACGACGCGGGTCTTCTGGTGCTCAACGTGATGAGTTCGCCCGGTTCCGGGAAGACGACACTGCTCGCGCGCACCCTCACCGAACTCGGACCGAAAATCGCGGTCTCCGTGGTGGAGGGAGACCAGGAAACCGACTTCGACGCCGACCGACTGCGCGCCACCGGCCGCGACGTCGTGCAGATCAACACCGGCGCGGGATGCCACCTGGACGCCGAAATGGTCGCCGATGGCGTCCGAACCCTCCGCCCCGAACCTCGGTCGGTGATCTTCGTGGAGAACGTCGGGAATCTGGTCTGCCCGGCGTTGTTCGAGCTCGGCGAGCAGCACCGGATCGTGGTGGCCTCGACCACCGAAGGCGAGGACAAGCCGCTGAAGTACCCGCACATGTTCCGCGCGGCGAACATGGTGCTGCTCAACAAGATCGACCTGTTGCCGCACCTGCGGTTCGATGTGGACAGGTTCGTGCGCAATGCGCAGCTGGCCAACCCCGCCGTGCGAGTGCTGCGCGTTTCAGCGGATACCGGTCAGGGGATGCGTGCCTGGTACGACTGGCTCAGCGAGCGGGTGGACGAACTGGCCGCGAACACCCTCAGCTGA
- a CDS encoding DUF6084 family protein has product MNAPNADTELAFAVTEARAAELAAVPTLRFAIRVSDTTGVPIQSITLSTAIRIAPAKRRYSQQQAALLADLFGAPSRWVDTMRPLTWARVTTVVPAFTGEIVADLPVECGHDNELAVAKYFHAVRADEVPLQFLFSGTIFHTDRQGSLRTRRISWSSEAIFALPAEVWHDAVSGPHGHRWLRLSGDRFDALCAYRSRRGLTDWDAVVDALTAGEENGTAT; this is encoded by the coding sequence GTGAACGCGCCGAACGCGGACACGGAGCTCGCATTCGCCGTGACCGAAGCGCGCGCGGCGGAACTCGCGGCGGTTCCCACGCTGCGCTTCGCGATCCGGGTTTCGGACACGACGGGCGTGCCGATCCAATCGATCACGCTGAGCACCGCCATCCGCATCGCGCCGGCGAAGCGACGTTACAGCCAGCAGCAAGCCGCGCTGTTGGCCGACCTCTTCGGCGCACCGTCGCGGTGGGTCGACACGATGCGTCCGCTCACCTGGGCACGTGTGACCACTGTGGTGCCCGCGTTCACTGGTGAGATCGTCGCTGATCTGCCGGTGGAATGCGGGCACGACAACGAGCTCGCGGTCGCGAAGTACTTCCACGCCGTGCGCGCAGACGAGGTGCCGCTGCAATTCTTGTTCAGCGGCACCATATTTCACACCGACCGGCAAGGATCGCTTCGCACCCGGCGCATTTCCTGGTCGAGCGAGGCGATCTTCGCTCTCCCGGCGGAAGTGTGGCACGACGCCGTCTCCGGCCCGCACGGTCACCGGTGGCTCCGGCTGTCCGGAGACCGGTTCGACGCGCTGTGCGCCTACCGGTCGCGACGCGGTTTGACGGATTGGGACGCGGTGGTGGATGCGCTCACCGCCGGCGAAGAGAACGGAACCGCCACATGA
- a CDS encoding HypC/HybG/HupF family hydrogenase formation chaperone, translating into MCLAIPGEIVEVRGDGSDLATVDVGGVRRVINIGLLSEQPPGPGDWVLIHVGFALSAIDEQEAKAVLELLESVGQAYADELDALSGTDVE; encoded by the coding sequence ATGTGCCTGGCGATTCCCGGTGAGATCGTCGAGGTACGCGGCGACGGCTCCGATCTGGCCACAGTGGACGTCGGCGGTGTACGCCGCGTCATCAACATCGGGCTGCTGAGCGAACAGCCGCCCGGACCCGGCGACTGGGTGCTGATCCACGTCGGATTCGCCCTGTCGGCAATCGACGAGCAAGAAGCGAAAGCCGTGCTGGAACTGCTCGAATCGGTCGGTCAGGCGTACGCCGACGAGCTCGACGCGCTGAGCGGCACGGACGTCGAGTAG
- a CDS encoding nitrogen fixation protein NifU, protein MPWDDEEARDRVARTEAELSALGAETGLVPAVQAMEAVAQIVALYGEALTRMVDHALESTEVVDAFVGDELVSHLLLVHDQHPLDCATRVEMALQQVRERGVGAELTGLSGNTARIRCETAGCRSTLQNVRSAIEEPLGRLAPEIDHIEIDDAGENGSPTVIPVDALFTGGRVPEAG, encoded by the coding sequence ATGCCTTGGGACGACGAGGAAGCCCGCGACCGGGTCGCACGGACCGAGGCGGAACTGTCCGCTCTCGGCGCGGAGACCGGTCTCGTTCCCGCAGTGCAGGCGATGGAAGCCGTCGCGCAGATCGTGGCGCTGTACGGAGAAGCACTGACCCGCATGGTCGATCACGCGCTCGAGTCCACTGAGGTCGTTGATGCGTTCGTCGGCGACGAGTTGGTGTCGCATCTTCTCCTGGTGCACGACCAGCATCCGCTGGATTGCGCGACTCGGGTGGAGATGGCGTTGCAGCAGGTTCGGGAACGAGGCGTCGGCGCCGAGCTCACCGGCCTTTCCGGGAACACCGCGCGAATCCGCTGCGAAACAGCGGGATGCCGATCGACGTTGCAGAACGTGCGCTCCGCCATCGAGGAACCGCTCGGGCGCCTCGCCCCCGAGATCGACCACATCGAGATCGACGACGCGGGCGAGAACGGTTCACCGACCGTGATACCGGTCGATGCGCTGTTCACCGGTGGCCGCGTACCGGAAGCGGGGTGA
- the hypE gene encoding hydrogenase expression/formation protein HypE, translated as MTENPTRDAEELVLHRIERARGARPRIKEERITLAHGAGGKATQTLVEALFLAEFRNELLEPLGDGAEISLPHNRIALTTDSFVVSPLFFPGGNIGDLAVNGTVNDLAVSGADPLYLSAGFVLEEGFPVADLKRVVRAMSAAATAAGVRIVTGDTKVVDKGKADGCYINTTGVGVLSGSHRLGISQAQPGDAVLVTGPIGAHGATIMLARGELDIEADIVSDTAALHGLVASLLDDVPGVRALRDATRGGVATVLNEIARASEVAVVLDEGSVPVGGQVRGAAELLGIDPLYVACEGRAVVVVDGSESEAALASMRKHPLGAESAVIGRIGADPPGMVLANTAFGGTRVVDLLVGDPLPRIC; from the coding sequence ATGACCGAGAACCCGACCCGCGATGCGGAAGAACTCGTGCTGCACCGGATCGAGCGCGCCCGCGGAGCCCGGCCACGGATCAAGGAAGAGCGGATCACCCTCGCGCACGGCGCGGGCGGCAAAGCCACCCAGACCTTGGTCGAGGCGCTGTTCCTGGCCGAGTTCCGCAACGAGTTGCTCGAACCGCTCGGGGACGGTGCCGAAATCTCGTTGCCGCACAACAGGATCGCGCTCACCACGGATTCGTTCGTGGTGTCCCCGCTGTTCTTCCCCGGCGGGAACATCGGTGATCTCGCGGTCAACGGAACGGTCAACGACCTCGCCGTCTCCGGCGCGGATCCGCTCTACCTGTCGGCCGGCTTCGTGCTCGAGGAAGGATTTCCGGTGGCCGACCTGAAGCGCGTGGTGCGCGCGATGTCCGCAGCCGCGACCGCCGCCGGGGTCCGCATCGTCACCGGGGACACGAAGGTCGTGGACAAGGGCAAAGCGGACGGCTGCTACATCAACACGACCGGGGTCGGCGTCCTGTCCGGTTCCCACAGGCTCGGGATTTCGCAGGCACAGCCGGGCGATGCAGTGCTGGTGACCGGGCCGATCGGCGCGCACGGAGCGACGATCATGCTCGCCCGGGGAGAACTCGACATCGAAGCCGACATCGTTTCGGACACCGCCGCGCTGCACGGGCTCGTCGCGAGCCTGTTGGACGACGTCCCCGGGGTGCGCGCGCTGCGGGACGCCACCCGCGGTGGAGTCGCCACCGTGCTCAACGAGATCGCGCGAGCCTCGGAAGTGGCCGTCGTCCTCGACGAAGGTTCGGTCCCGGTCGGCGGGCAGGTACGCGGAGCCGCGGAACTGCTCGGCATCGATCCGCTCTACGTCGCCTGCGAAGGGCGCGCCGTTGTCGTCGTCGACGGCTCGGAATCCGAAGCGGCACTGGCGTCGATGCGGAAACACCCGCTGGGGGCGGAATCGGCGGTGATCGGCCGGATCGGCGCCGACCCGCCGGGGATGGTGCTGGCCAACACCGCGTTCGGCGGTACGCGGGTGGTGGACCTGCTCGTCGGCGATCCGCTGCCGCGGATCTGCTGA